A stretch of the Serratia marcescens genome encodes the following:
- a CDS encoding DsrE/DsrF/TusD sulfur relay family protein: MSSIVLIANGAAYGHESLFNALRLAIELKEQQSSLDLRLFLMSDAVVAGLAGQQPHEGYHLQQMLEILTAQQVPIKLCKTCADARGVSRLPLADGVAIGTLVELAQWTLAAEKVLTF; encoded by the coding sequence ATGTCATCCATCGTTCTCATCGCCAATGGCGCCGCCTATGGCCATGAATCCTTGTTCAATGCGCTGCGGCTGGCCATTGAGCTGAAAGAGCAGCAGAGCAGCCTCGATCTGCGGCTGTTTCTGATGTCCGATGCGGTGGTGGCCGGGCTGGCCGGGCAGCAGCCGCATGAAGGGTATCACCTGCAGCAGATGCTGGAGATCCTCACCGCGCAGCAGGTGCCGATCAAGCTGTGCAAGACCTGCGCCGACGCGCGCGGCGTCAGCCGCTTGCCGCTGGCGGACGGCGTGGCGATCGGCACGCTGGTCGAGCTGGCGCAATGGACGCTGGCGGCGGAGAAAGTGCTGACTTTCTGA
- the acrR gene encoding multidrug efflux transporter transcriptional repressor AcrR codes for MARKTKQQAQETRQQILDAAVREFSERGVAATSLTDIATAAGVTRGAIYWHFKNKVDLFNEVWESTEPKIDQLETEYQAKFPDNPLRVIREILIYILTSTVEDGRRRALMEIIFHKCEFVGEMMPLLDSRKVLYLAGYERIEAVLYNCIHHEQLPADLHTRRAAIILRGYITGLMENWLFMPESFDLRAEAEALVDAFLEMLQFCPTLRLKPDAATPGADRLPL; via the coding sequence ATGGCACGAAAAACCAAACAGCAGGCGCAAGAAACCCGACAGCAAATCCTTGATGCTGCGGTGAGAGAGTTCTCTGAACGTGGCGTTGCTGCAACGTCACTGACAGATATTGCCACCGCTGCCGGGGTTACGCGTGGAGCCATCTACTGGCACTTCAAGAATAAGGTAGACCTGTTTAATGAAGTTTGGGAATCTACCGAGCCGAAAATTGACCAGCTCGAAACAGAGTATCAGGCAAAGTTTCCCGATAATCCACTGCGGGTTATCCGAGAAATTCTGATTTACATTCTGACGTCTACGGTTGAAGACGGCCGTAGGCGGGCGTTGATGGAAATTATATTCCACAAATGCGAGTTTGTCGGTGAAATGATGCCGCTGCTGGATTCGCGCAAGGTGCTGTACCTCGCCGGCTACGAACGCATTGAAGCGGTGCTGTATAACTGCATTCACCACGAGCAATTGCCCGCCGATTTACATACCCGCCGTGCGGCGATCATCCTGCGCGGTTATATCACCGGCCTGATGGAAAACTGGCTGTTTATGCCGGAAAGTTTCGATCTGCGGGCCGAAGCCGAAGCGCTGGTGGACGCGTTTTTGGAGATGCTGCAGTTTTGCCCCACCTTGCGCCTCAAACCCGACGCGGCGACGCCTGGCGCCGACCGCCTTCCTTTATAA
- the sdeX gene encoding multidrug efflux RND transporter periplasmic adaptor subunit SdeX → MNKNRGLTPLAAVLMLSGSLVLTGCNDKETQQQGAQQQAPEVGVVTLKAEPLNITTDLPGRTAAYRIAEVRPQVSGIILKRNFVEGSDIKAGTSLYQIDPATYQASYDSAKGDLAKAQASASIARVTVNRYKPLLGTSYISKQDYDNAVSTLQQADAAVVAAKAAVETARINLAYTKVTSPISGRIGKSAVTEGALVSNGQATALSTVQQLDPMYVDVTQSSTDFLRLKQELASGALKQENGKAKVKLMLENGTEYAQEGTLEFSDVTVDETTGSITIRALFPNPNDTLLPGMFVRARLDEGVRSDALLVPQQGVTRNPRGDATALVVGADDKVELRTLKADQAIGDKWLVTDGLKAGDRVIVTGLMKVHPGAQVKVQEVDTQAQKQPQSEAQKS, encoded by the coding sequence ATGAACAAAAACAGAGGGTTAACGCCTCTGGCGGCCGTTCTGATGCTTTCAGGCAGCTTAGTGCTAACAGGATGTAACGATAAAGAAACCCAACAGCAAGGCGCCCAACAACAGGCTCCTGAAGTGGGCGTAGTCACCTTGAAGGCCGAGCCTCTCAACATCACTACCGATCTTCCTGGCCGCACCGCTGCGTATCGTATCGCCGAAGTTCGCCCTCAGGTCAGCGGCATCATCCTGAAGCGCAACTTCGTTGAAGGCAGCGATATCAAGGCCGGGACGTCTCTGTACCAAATCGATCCCGCCACTTATCAAGCCAGCTACGACAGCGCGAAAGGCGATTTGGCCAAAGCACAGGCCAGCGCTTCCATCGCACGCGTGACGGTAAACCGCTACAAGCCATTGCTGGGCACGAGCTACATCAGTAAACAGGACTACGACAACGCCGTCTCCACGCTGCAGCAGGCGGACGCCGCCGTGGTGGCCGCCAAGGCCGCCGTGGAAACCGCGCGCATCAACCTGGCGTACACCAAGGTGACCTCCCCGATCTCCGGCCGCATCGGCAAGTCCGCCGTGACCGAAGGCGCACTGGTCAGCAACGGCCAGGCAACCGCACTGTCTACCGTGCAGCAGCTGGATCCGATGTATGTCGACGTCACCCAGTCGAGCACCGACTTCCTGCGCCTGAAGCAAGAACTGGCCAGCGGCGCGCTGAAGCAGGAAAACGGCAAGGCCAAAGTGAAACTGATGCTGGAAAACGGCACCGAATACGCGCAGGAAGGCACGCTGGAGTTCTCCGATGTCACCGTCGATGAGACCACCGGCTCCATCACCATTCGCGCTTTGTTCCCTAACCCGAACGATACGCTGTTGCCGGGCATGTTCGTACGCGCCCGTCTGGACGAAGGCGTGCGCAGCGATGCGCTGCTGGTACCTCAGCAAGGCGTTACCCGCAACCCGCGTGGCGACGCGACGGCGTTGGTGGTAGGGGCAGACGACAAAGTTGAGCTGCGCACGCTGAAGGCAGACCAGGCGATTGGCGACAAATGGCTGGTTACCGATGGCCTGAAAGCCGGCGATCGCGTGATCGTCACCGGCCTGATGAAAGTGCATCCGGGCGCGCAGGTAAAAGTGCAGGAAGTTGACACTCAGGCGCAAAAACAGCCGCAGTCTGAAGCGCAGAAGTCATAA